The proteins below are encoded in one region of Flavobacterium nackdongense:
- a CDS encoding M23 family metallopeptidase, giving the protein MKKIVLYILVLFSIFSCKQAESEDLLPEVDSAQKKEQFGFIFQDFNVFQDTIKRGDTFGSILETQNLGDKKVYDIIQKIKDSFDVRTVRIGKAYTFLRSKDRFHALQYAIYQPDRGNYYIIDFKDSVSVSKITRPVSFKKRTIAGELKGSFSEELRRQKVDPALANKLIKVYAWSIDFFKLKKGDQFGVIFTERYIDDTIYDGVDSLRAAFFEYKGKMIYAFPFAQNQGGKLDYYDEEGKALKNFFLKSPLKYANITSRFSRSRFHPVQMIWKAHKGTDYAAPTGTPIMTTASGIVEQTGYTAGNGNFVKVKHDRTYSTQYLHMSRILVRRGQRVTQGSIIGKVGSTGLATGPHVCYRFWKNGVQVDALRLKLPNSQPMEKKNLPRFKQQIEPLKWELDSVANL; this is encoded by the coding sequence TTGAAAAAAATAGTTCTATATATCCTCGTTTTGTTTTCGATTTTTTCTTGTAAACAAGCAGAATCCGAGGACCTACTTCCGGAAGTAGATTCAGCACAAAAAAAGGAACAATTTGGTTTTATTTTCCAAGATTTCAATGTTTTTCAAGACACCATCAAAAGGGGCGATACTTTCGGAAGTATTTTAGAAACTCAAAATCTTGGCGACAAGAAAGTGTATGATATCATTCAGAAAATAAAAGATAGTTTTGATGTTCGCACGGTGAGAATCGGCAAAGCCTATACTTTTTTGCGTTCGAAAGACCGTTTTCATGCCCTTCAATACGCTATTTATCAACCCGATAGAGGCAATTATTACATCATAGATTTTAAAGACTCGGTTAGTGTTTCAAAAATTACAAGGCCTGTCAGTTTTAAAAAAAGAACCATTGCCGGAGAGTTAAAGGGGTCTTTTTCCGAAGAATTACGCAGGCAAAAAGTGGATCCGGCCTTGGCCAATAAATTAATCAAAGTGTATGCTTGGTCCATCGATTTTTTCAAGTTGAAAAAAGGTGACCAGTTTGGTGTTATTTTTACCGAGAGGTATATTGATGACACCATTTACGATGGAGTCGATAGTTTGCGGGCTGCTTTTTTTGAATACAAGGGCAAAATGATTTATGCTTTTCCCTTTGCTCAAAATCAAGGGGGAAAACTCGACTATTATGACGAAGAAGGAAAAGCACTCAAGAATTTTTTCCTGAAATCTCCGCTGAAATATGCCAATATTACCTCGCGTTTCTCGCGAAGCCGATTTCATCCGGTGCAAATGATATGGAAGGCACATAAAGGAACGGATTACGCTGCGCCAACCGGCACCCCGATTATGACCACTGCCTCCGGGATTGTAGAGCAAACCGGATATACCGCAGGAAATGGGAATTTTGTAAAGGTAAAGCACGACCGAACCTATTCCACCCAATACCTTCATATGTCGCGAATTTTGGTTAGAAGAGGGCAGCGCGTAACCCAAGGAAGTATTATCGGGAAGGTAGGAAGTACCGGTCTTGCAACGGGGCCTCACGTTTGCTATCGTTTTTGGAAAAATGGAGTACAAGTCGATGCTCTTAGGCTGAAATTGCCTAATTCTCAACCTATGGAGAAAAAAAACCTCCCTAGATTTAAACAGCAAATAGAACCTTTGAAATGGGAATTGGATAGTGTTGCCAATCTCTAG
- a CDS encoding NAD(P)H-dependent glycerol-3-phosphate dehydrogenase — MAENLKFAVIGGGSWATAIAKMLCVNLPEIAWYMRNEDAIEHLKTHHHNPNYLSSVEFDITKLKLTSDLNEAVAYADFLIFAIPSAFLNGELEKLTESLEGKVIFSAIKGIVPETSLIVGEHFNKTYNIPFENIGVITGPCHAEEVALERLSYLTIACGDAKKAKIVAKNLSGNYIKTKISDDIIGTEYAAMLKNIYSIAAGIAHGLGYGDNFQSVIMSNSIREMKKFIKKVHKMKRNINDSAYLGDLLVTGYSIFSRNRMFGNMIGKGYTVKSAMMEMSMVAEGYYATKSAYNLNLGYGAQTPIIDAVYSILYEGKSAKAVFKKLTEKLD, encoded by the coding sequence ATGGCCGAAAATTTAAAATTTGCCGTAATTGGTGGCGGAAGTTGGGCAACTGCTATTGCCAAAATGCTTTGCGTGAACCTCCCCGAAATCGCCTGGTATATGCGAAATGAAGATGCTATCGAGCATCTAAAAACGCATCATCACAACCCCAATTATCTAAGCTCTGTTGAATTCGATATAACAAAACTAAAATTAACCAGTGATCTCAACGAAGCAGTGGCCTATGCCGATTTTCTCATCTTTGCCATTCCATCGGCTTTCTTGAATGGTGAACTCGAAAAATTGACCGAAAGTTTGGAAGGAAAAGTCATTTTTTCAGCCATCAAAGGAATTGTTCCCGAAACCAGTTTGATTGTAGGCGAACATTTCAATAAAACCTACAACATCCCATTCGAAAATATCGGTGTAATTACGGGCCCTTGTCACGCCGAAGAAGTCGCTTTGGAACGTTTGTCCTATCTTACCATTGCCTGTGGCGATGCTAAAAAAGCCAAAATAGTAGCCAAAAATTTATCTGGCAATTACATCAAAACCAAAATCTCTGACGATATTATTGGAACCGAATATGCCGCAATGCTCAAAAACATTTACTCGATAGCCGCAGGAATCGCTCACGGATTGGGTTATGGCGATAATTTTCAATCGGTAATAATGAGCAACAGCATTCGAGAGATGAAAAAATTCATCAAGAAAGTCCACAAAATGAAGCGCAACATCAATGATTCAGCTTATTTGGGCGATTTATTGGTAACGGGGTATTCTATTTTTTCCAGAAACAGAATGTTCGGCAATATGATTGGAAAAGGCTATACCGTAAAATCCGCGATGATGGAAATGAGTATGGTTGCCGAAGGCTATTATGCTACCAAAAGTGCCTACAACCTCAACTTGGGTTACGGTGCTCAAACTCCAATTATCGATGCCGTTTACAGCATTTTATACGAAGGAAAATCAGCAAAAGCAGTGTTTAAAAAATTGACTGAGAAGTTGGATTGA
- a CDS encoding patatin-like phospholipase family protein encodes MVLSGGGAKGLAHVGVLKVLEQAGVKIDYIGGTSMGAVIGGLYASGYNAAQLDSIVSATNFDNLLIDYVPRSSKSFYEKRNDELYAFVLPFNKFRIGVPQSLSKGMFNYNLFNRLTLHARHVRDFNQLPTPFLCIATDIELGKEVILDHGVLAQALFASSALPSVFSPVILDGKLLVDGGVTNNYPIEEIKKLGADIIIGVDVQSGLRDKDQLQDATKILFQITNLEMIEKMKVNAKETDIYIKPDIKDIGVISFEKAKEIILRGEEAAFTVYEDINKLANATSPYQKPKLVLPADSLQIVNIDCTLLEHYSKPYIQGKLKFKPGSKISYKDLEKGINNLDATRNFGTITYSLEPNGSGDDLILNLIENPISTYLKFGLHYDGLYKSAVLANITNKNTFFKNDVASFDLIIGDNVRYNLDYYIDNGYNLSLGFNSQLNQFNKNVTREISRLSIDPSQNFININFLDLTHQLYFQSIFAQKFLIGAGLELKYLNINSETLTISNPVIDRSYYGSVFAYMKFDSFNSQYFPTKGWYLSSEIHNYLLSSDYTNKFNPYSIAKADAGIAIKIISKTVLKIQTEAGFSIGNKSVPYFDFVLGGYGFIPVNNFKPFYGYDFLSLAGDSYLKSSIAVDYEIFKKNHLNFSANYANIENNLFDTLDWISLPKYSGYALGYGLETIIGPIEVKYSWSPETSQGFTWFGIGFWF; translated from the coding sequence TTGGTTTTGAGCGGCGGTGGTGCCAAAGGTTTGGCGCACGTTGGTGTCCTGAAAGTGCTTGAGCAAGCGGGAGTAAAAATAGATTATATCGGCGGAACCAGTATGGGCGCAGTTATTGGCGGACTTTATGCATCGGGTTATAATGCAGCCCAACTCGATTCGATTGTTTCTGCAACCAATTTCGACAATTTGCTCATTGATTATGTGCCGCGATCTTCCAAAAGTTTTTACGAAAAACGTAACGACGAGCTCTACGCCTTTGTGCTCCCTTTCAATAAATTCAGAATTGGAGTGCCGCAGTCACTGTCTAAAGGAATGTTTAATTACAATTTATTCAACCGACTTACTTTGCACGCCCGGCACGTTCGCGATTTCAATCAATTGCCAACGCCTTTTTTGTGCATAGCTACGGATATTGAATTGGGCAAGGAAGTGATTCTGGATCACGGTGTTTTGGCTCAGGCTTTGTTTGCCAGTTCCGCTTTGCCGTCGGTTTTTTCGCCAGTAATACTCGACGGAAAACTATTAGTAGACGGAGGTGTGACCAATAATTATCCGATCGAAGAAATCAAAAAATTAGGCGCGGATATTATCATAGGTGTCGATGTGCAAAGCGGTTTGAGGGATAAAGATCAACTTCAGGATGCGACTAAGATTTTATTCCAAATCACGAATCTTGAAATGATCGAAAAAATGAAGGTCAATGCCAAAGAAACGGACATTTATATCAAACCTGACATCAAGGATATTGGTGTAATATCGTTCGAGAAGGCAAAAGAAATTATCCTACGGGGTGAGGAAGCAGCCTTTACGGTTTATGAAGATATTAATAAATTGGCCAATGCCACCTCACCTTATCAAAAGCCAAAATTAGTCCTGCCAGCGGATAGTCTGCAGATTGTGAATATTGATTGTACTTTACTGGAACATTATTCAAAGCCCTATATTCAAGGAAAATTGAAGTTCAAACCGGGGTCAAAAATTAGTTATAAAGATTTAGAGAAAGGAATAAACAATTTAGACGCAACCCGAAATTTCGGAACGATAACCTATTCTTTGGAGCCCAACGGATCGGGAGATGATTTGATTTTGAACTTGATCGAAAACCCAATTTCGACCTATTTGAAATTTGGCCTGCATTACGATGGACTCTATAAAAGTGCCGTTTTGGCCAATATCACCAACAAAAACACGTTTTTCAAAAACGATGTCGCTTCCTTTGATTTGATTATCGGGGATAATGTTCGGTATAATTTAGATTATTATATAGACAATGGTTACAATTTGAGTTTAGGATTCAATTCGCAGTTGAATCAGTTTAATAAAAATGTAACTAGAGAAATAAGCAGATTGTCTATTGATCCGTCGCAGAATTTTATCAACATTAATTTTCTGGATTTAACGCATCAGCTCTACTTTCAATCTATTTTTGCGCAAAAATTCCTTATCGGAGCAGGATTAGAACTGAAATACCTCAATATCAATTCCGAAACACTCACGATTTCCAATCCTGTAATCGATCGCAGCTACTATGGAAGTGTTTTTGCCTACATGAAATTCGACTCTTTTAATAGTCAATATTTCCCAACAAAAGGATGGTATCTCAGTAGCGAAATCCATAATTATCTGCTTTCATCCGATTATACGAACAAGTTTAATCCGTACTCTATCGCAAAAGCCGATGCTGGGATTGCCATTAAAATTATTTCTAAAACGGTCCTCAAAATTCAAACAGAAGCCGGTTTTTCTATCGGTAATAAAAGCGTTCCGTATTTTGATTTTGTTTTGGGTGGATACGGATTTATTCCTGTCAATAATTTCAAGCCATTTTACGGATATGATTTCTTGAGTCTCGCAGGAGATAGTTATTTGAAATCCTCAATTGCGGTCGACTACGAAATTTTCAAAAAAAATCATTTGAATTTTTCTGCCAATTATGCCAATATCGAAAACAATCTTTTTGATACGTTAGATTGGATATCCTTGCCAAAATATTCAGGCTATGCATTGGGCTATGGTTTAGAAACAATTATTGGCCCTATTGAAGTAAAATACTCTTGGTCGCCCGAAACAAGTCAAGGATTTACCTGGTTTGGCATTGGATTCTGGTTTTAA
- a CDS encoding Fic family protein — protein MEDIAKALELKNELDNLRPIDKEKEAIIMQKFRLDWNYHSNHLEGNTLTYGETKALILFGITAQGKPLKDTLEITGHNEAINWVLVMIKGERPLTENFIRELHTLLLKESYEVDAITPDGKPTKKKITVGSYKITANHVKTKTGEIFYFATPEETPAKMYDLLNWFNQKIKETDVNPIFLAAEFHYKFIRIHPFDDGNGRTARILMNFILMQLGFPPVIIKTEDKANYFAALQMADAGNIETFINYIAQNLVRSLEIMIAGAKGENIEEDDDLDKEIALLEQKLKIIESTKVLKSHKSSAELFQNSILPFILTYTEMMSKFEKLYSSCEFEIFGDNFNYLTKEDFLQNFKADEIDNLVLNKIKIYYIFSMLKQTGFEEVKYENYISIIFDANSCKIKNFSDTTTWEVLYDSILTKTEIDKIVKSEVKRHKEFIEQKIAEKENK, from the coding sequence ATGGAAGATATCGCAAAAGCATTGGAACTTAAAAATGAATTGGACAATTTGCGTCCGATTGACAAAGAAAAAGAAGCGATTATCATGCAAAAATTTCGTTTAGACTGGAACTATCACTCCAACCATCTTGAAGGGAATACTCTTACTTATGGCGAAACCAAAGCGTTGATTTTGTTTGGCATTACGGCTCAAGGTAAACCTTTAAAAGACACTTTAGAAATCACTGGACATAACGAAGCGATTAATTGGGTTTTGGTAATGATTAAAGGCGAAAGACCTTTGACGGAAAATTTCATTAGAGAATTGCACACTCTTTTATTAAAAGAATCGTATGAAGTTGATGCAATAACTCCTGATGGAAAACCAACCAAAAAAAAAATTACTGTTGGAAGTTACAAAATCACTGCCAATCATGTAAAAACCAAAACGGGAGAAATCTTCTATTTTGCAACACCCGAAGAAACTCCAGCAAAAATGTATGATTTGCTGAATTGGTTCAATCAAAAAATCAAAGAAACGGATGTAAATCCAATATTTCTGGCAGCTGAATTTCATTACAAATTCATCCGAATTCATCCGTTTGATGATGGAAACGGCAGAACAGCCCGAATCCTGATGAATTTTATATTAATGCAATTAGGGTTTCCTCCAGTAATTATTAAAACGGAAGACAAGGCTAATTATTTTGCCGCTTTGCAAATGGCAGATGCGGGAAATATAGAAACTTTCATCAATTATATTGCGCAAAATTTGGTGCGGTCACTTGAAATTATGATTGCAGGAGCAAAAGGGGAAAATATTGAGGAAGACGATGATTTGGATAAGGAAATTGCGTTGTTGGAGCAGAAATTAAAAATTATTGAAAGCACCAAAGTTTTAAAATCTCATAAATCTTCAGCAGAATTATTTCAAAATTCAATATTGCCATTTATACTGACTTACACAGAAATGATGTCAAAGTTTGAAAAGTTATATTCTAGTTGTGAATTTGAAATATTCGGTGACAACTTTAATTATTTGACTAAAGAAGATTTTTTACAAAACTTTAAAGCTGACGAAATTGACAATTTGGTATTGAATAAAATAAAAATTTATTATATTTTTTCGATGTTAAAGCAAACGGGATTTGAAGAAGTAAAATATGAGAACTATATTTCTATTATTTTTGATGCCAACTCATGTAAAATAAAAAATTTTTCTGATACAACTACTTGGGAAGTTTTATATGATTCAATTTTAACTAAAACTGAAATCGACAAAATAGTAAAATCTGAAGTAAAACGTCACAAAGAATTCATAGAACAAAAAATCGCCGAAAAAGAAAACAAATAA
- a CDS encoding DUF3108 domain-containing protein — protein sequence MKKLMLLFICITAVGFSPQKPSAYEVGEQFVFRIHYQIINAGYATLNIKEATINNKTVYHVIGKGVTTGVSSLFFKVDDTYESYIDKVTGNPYQFVRKIYEGGYTKNQEGFFNPTENKILVKDYKRNTEKSFSVPKNTQDILSSFYYLRNYPNIEKMKPGEFVAIDMFFDDKTTKFRLKFIGREDIKTKFGVVSTMIFRPTVQTGRVFKEEESLTVWISDDENRIPLRIKASLLVGAIKADLDSYKGLKYPFKIKKNKRD from the coding sequence ATGAAAAAATTAATGCTATTGTTTATTTGTATTACTGCAGTAGGATTTAGTCCTCAAAAGCCATCTGCCTATGAAGTTGGAGAACAGTTTGTATTCCGAATTCACTATCAGATAATCAATGCGGGATATGCAACTCTAAACATCAAAGAAGCCACAATAAATAACAAAACTGTATATCACGTCATAGGAAAGGGTGTTACTACCGGAGTTTCTAGCCTTTTTTTTAAGGTCGACGATACCTACGAAAGTTATATCGATAAGGTTACGGGTAATCCCTATCAATTTGTTAGAAAAATTTATGAAGGGGGCTACACCAAAAATCAGGAAGGGTTTTTTAATCCAACAGAAAATAAAATTCTAGTCAAAGATTATAAACGCAATACCGAGAAAAGCTTTTCGGTTCCAAAAAACACTCAAGACATTTTATCTTCCTTTTATTATTTGCGAAACTATCCCAATATCGAAAAAATGAAACCGGGCGAATTTGTAGCAATCGATATGTTTTTCGACGATAAAACTACAAAATTTAGGTTAAAATTTATAGGGCGTGAGGATATTAAAACTAAATTTGGGGTTGTTTCGACTATGATTTTTAGACCAACAGTTCAAACTGGAAGAGTTTTCAAAGAAGAAGAAAGTTTAACCGTTTGGATATCAGACGATGAAAACCGAATTCCTTTGCGGATAAAAGCTAGCCTCCTAGTGGGCGCTATAAAAGCGGATTTAGACAGTTACAAAGGATTAAAGTATCCGTTTAAAATCAAAAAAAACAAACGTGATTGA
- a CDS encoding helix-turn-helix domain-containing protein, translated as MRTIKTKKEYTAITNRIEELLTLVDNNTPTTDKNFIELDLLSDLVADFEETNEPIKAPTLVEAMKLRMYERGLNQKRLSELLGVSTSRVSEYLNGKSEPPLKTARDISQKLDIDPMIVLGL; from the coding sequence AAGAATACACCGCAATAACAAACCGTATTGAGGAATTGTTAACTCTTGTGGATAACAACACCCCAACCACTGATAAAAACTTTATCGAATTAGACTTGCTTTCGGATTTGGTGGCTGATTTTGAAGAAACTAACGAACCAATAAAAGCACCTACACTTGTAGAAGCTATGAAATTACGCATGTACGAACGAGGTTTAAATCAAAAACGCCTGTCTGAACTATTGGGTGTTAGTACCTCAAGAGTTAGTGAATACTTAAATGGCAAAAGCGAACCACCTCTAAAAACAGCTCGAGATATTAGCCAAAAGCTAGACATTGACCCAATGATTGTTTTAGGACTTTAA
- a CDS encoding pyridoxal-dependent decarboxylase produces the protein MIYWKKLSHDERKNRIEKALEENVNFATDASLGYPASKLDGKVFYDDAPFLQDAPTLKTYVANPNHIGCHTLGTSENAFKGTQEMEREVLNVIAVDIFKAQPESIDGYISPGGTEANIQAMWMYRNFFMYQKGAKIEEIAIIASEDTHYSIPKGANVLMIDLIKIPVSFQQRELDKLALENEIIKAQQNGKKYFIAIANMGTTMFGSVDNPDDYTSLLEKHDVEYKLHIDGAYGGFVYPFSNQKSVINFRNPKISSITIDAHKMLQSPYGTGVFVCRKGLIENVLTKEAEYVEGMDLTLCGSRSGSNAVAVWMILFTYGPFGWFEKVSILQMRTQFLCHELDELNVHYFREPFMNIVTIDAQHISEDVAKKFDLVPQQHHKGNKWYKIVLMDHVEIQHLTTFINELKTTIHA, from the coding sequence ATGATTTACTGGAAAAAACTTTCGCACGATGAAAGAAAGAACCGAATAGAAAAAGCATTAGAAGAAAACGTAAATTTCGCTACCGATGCTTCACTTGGCTATCCCGCCTCCAAACTCGATGGAAAAGTGTTTTATGATGATGCACCCTTTTTGCAAGATGCACCAACCCTGAAAACGTATGTTGCCAACCCAAATCATATTGGTTGTCACACTTTGGGAACCTCTGAAAATGCTTTCAAAGGAACTCAAGAAATGGAACGCGAAGTGTTGAATGTGATTGCGGTTGATATTTTTAAAGCACAACCCGAATCGATTGATGGTTATATTTCGCCGGGCGGAACGGAGGCCAATATCCAAGCAATGTGGATGTATCGCAATTTTTTTATGTATCAAAAAGGCGCCAAAATTGAAGAAATCGCTATCATAGCCTCAGAAGACACCCATTATTCGATCCCAAAAGGAGCCAATGTTTTGATGATCGATTTAATCAAAATTCCGGTGTCTTTCCAACAAAGAGAACTCGACAAACTAGCCTTAGAAAACGAAATTATCAAAGCGCAACAAAACGGGAAAAAATATTTTATCGCTATCGCCAATATGGGAACCACAATGTTTGGTTCTGTTGACAATCCTGATGATTATACTTCGCTTTTAGAAAAGCACGATGTCGAATACAAACTCCATATCGACGGAGCTTATGGTGGGTTTGTCTATCCGTTTAGCAATCAGAAATCGGTAATCAATTTTAGGAATCCAAAAATCAGCTCCATCACGATCGATGCGCATAAAATGCTACAATCTCCGTATGGAACGGGCGTTTTTGTGTGTAGAAAAGGACTCATCGAAAATGTTTTGACTAAAGAAGCCGAATATGTTGAAGGTATGGATTTGACCCTCTGCGGCAGTCGTTCCGGTTCGAATGCTGTGGCTGTTTGGATGATTTTGTTTACCTACGGCCCTTTTGGTTGGTTCGAAAAAGTGAGTATTTTACAAATGCGTACCCAGTTTTTGTGTCACGAATTGGACGAATTAAATGTCCACTATTTCCGGGAACCTTTTATGAATATTGTAACGATTGATGCGCAACATATTTCCGAGGATGTCGCAAAAAAATTCGATTTGGTCCCCCAACAGCATCATAAAGGAAACAAATGGTACAAAATTGTGCTTATGGACCATGTCGAAATTCAACATTTGACTACTTTTATCAACGAATTGAAAACGACGATTCATGCTTAA
- the uvrC gene encoding excinuclease ABC subunit UvrC → MSTLELQIQTLPDGPGVYQYYDKEGKILYVGKAKNLKKRVSSYFNKIHDTAKTNVLVKKIVTIKHIVVPTETDALLLENNLIKTLQPRYNVLLRDDKSYPWICIKKEPFSRIFSTRRMIKDGSEYFGPYTSFKTVSTILELIKELYPLRTCNYDLSKSNIESGKFKVCLEYHIGNCKGPCEGYESLENYQKQVDAIREILKGNFKESMKDFKKVMNDLARDMHFEEAQKIKEKIEILENYQSRSTIINPKITNIDVFSIVSDETAAFVNFLQISHGSIIRSHTMEIKKKLDETDEELLELAIIELRERFQLLSKEIIVPFEIDLGEKIKVTVPQLGDKKQILDLSIRNAKFYRIEQLKQLQIVDPDRHTNRIMAQMQKDLRLPVEPRHIECFDNSNIQGTNPVSACVVFKDGKPSKKDYRHFNIKTVEGPDDFASMTEVVYRRYKRLLDENEPLPQLIIIDGGKGQLSSALKSIDELGLRGKITIIGIAKRLEELFYPGDSIPLYLDKKSETLKVIQQLRNEAHRFGITHHRDKRSKSALNSSIESIPGIGEKTMLALIQHFKSVKRLKLATEKEISDVIGVSKAKKIVDFYKTN, encoded by the coding sequence ATGTCAACTCTCGAACTTCAAATTCAAACTTTGCCCGACGGTCCCGGAGTCTATCAGTATTATGATAAGGAAGGGAAGATTTTATATGTAGGCAAAGCCAAAAACTTAAAAAAAAGAGTTTCATCCTATTTCAATAAAATTCACGACACGGCAAAAACCAATGTGCTAGTCAAGAAAATTGTCACCATAAAACACATCGTTGTTCCTACTGAAACCGATGCTCTTTTATTGGAAAACAATCTCATAAAAACCTTGCAACCGCGCTACAATGTCTTGCTGCGGGACGACAAAAGTTATCCTTGGATTTGCATCAAAAAAGAACCGTTTTCGCGAATATTTTCTACCCGAAGAATGATTAAAGATGGCTCCGAATATTTTGGACCTTATACGAGTTTCAAAACAGTGAGCACCATTTTAGAATTAATAAAAGAACTCTATCCGCTGCGAACCTGCAATTATGATTTGAGTAAATCGAATATTGAAAGCGGAAAGTTCAAGGTCTGTTTAGAATACCATATTGGCAATTGCAAAGGCCCTTGCGAGGGATATGAATCATTGGAAAATTACCAAAAACAAGTCGATGCTATTCGCGAAATCCTGAAAGGAAATTTCAAAGAGTCAATGAAAGATTTCAAGAAAGTGATGAATGATTTGGCTCGGGATATGCACTTTGAAGAAGCACAAAAAATAAAGGAGAAAATCGAAATCCTCGAAAATTACCAATCGCGTTCTACGATTATCAATCCAAAAATCACTAATATCGATGTGTTTTCTATCGTTTCTGACGAAACGGCTGCTTTTGTCAACTTTTTGCAAATTTCCCACGGTTCGATTATTCGTTCGCACACGATGGAAATCAAAAAAAAATTGGACGAAACCGACGAAGAATTATTAGAATTGGCGATTATCGAACTTCGGGAGCGTTTTCAGTTGTTATCTAAGGAGATTATAGTTCCGTTTGAGATTGATTTAGGCGAAAAAATAAAAGTTACGGTTCCGCAATTGGGCGACAAAAAACAGATTTTAGATTTGTCGATTCGCAACGCTAAATTTTACCGAATCGAACAATTGAAACAACTGCAAATTGTAGATCCAGACCGTCACACCAACCGCATTATGGCGCAAATGCAAAAAGATTTGCGATTGCCAGTAGAACCGCGCCACATCGAATGTTTTGACAATTCTAATATTCAAGGAACCAACCCTGTTTCGGCTTGCGTAGTTTTTAAAGATGGGAAACCCAGCAAAAAAGACTACCGACATTTCAATATCAAAACCGTCGAGGGACCCGATGATTTTGCTTCGATGACCGAAGTGGTTTACCGAAGATACAAACGATTATTGGACGAAAACGAACCATTGCCGCAACTCATCATCATCGATGGGGGAAAAGGACAATTGTCATCGGCTTTGAAAAGCATTGACGAATTGGGGTTGAGAGGAAAAATCACCATCATCGGCATTGCCAAAAGGCTGGAAGAACTATTTTATCCCGGCGATTCGATACCCCTGTATTTAGATAAAAAATCCGAAACCCTCAAGGTCATTCAACAATTGCGAAACGAAGCTCACCGATTTGGGATTACGCATCACCGCGACAAACGAAGCAAATCGGCCTTGAATTCCTCAATAGAAAGCATTCCGGGAATTGGCGAAAAAACGATGCTGGCCTTAATTCAGCACTTCAAAAGTGTAAAAAGATTGAAATTAGCAACAGAAAAAGAAATTTCGGACGTTATAGGTGTTTCAAAAGCCAAAAAAATTGTCGACTTTTACAAAACCAATTAG
- a CDS encoding 5-formyltetrahydrofolate cyclo-ligase, with protein sequence MLKKELRQKYKTLRSSLSEDDLEELSLAIANKVLSLPIWEQTYFHIFLPISEQKEVNTEFILHLLSGKDKEIIISKSDFETREMTHFLLTDNTKIKKNQYNIPEPVDGLEVPTTKIEVVFVPLLAFDKTGHRAGYGKGIYDKFLKECKPTTIKIGLSFFEAEEKIEDVYENDVKLDYCVTPNEVYRF encoded by the coding sequence ATGCTTAAAAAGGAACTGAGGCAAAAATACAAAACGCTACGCAGCTCGCTTTCCGAAGATGATTTGGAAGAATTAAGTTTGGCTATAGCCAATAAAGTACTGTCCTTGCCCATTTGGGAGCAGACGTATTTTCATATTTTCCTGCCCATTTCGGAACAAAAAGAAGTCAATACAGAATTTATTTTGCATTTGTTATCCGGAAAAGACAAAGAAATAATTATTTCGAAAAGTGATTTCGAAACTAGGGAAATGACTCATTTCTTGTTGACAGACAATACCAAAATCAAGAAAAACCAATACAATATTCCCGAACCTGTTGATGGATTAGAAGTTCCAACAACTAAAATCGAAGTGGTTTTCGTGCCGCTTTTGGCTTTTGACAAAACAGGTCATCGAGCAGGTTATGGCAAAGGTATTTATGATAAATTTTTAAAGGAATGCAAACCTACAACCATCAAAATTGGTCTTTCTTTTTTTGAAGCCGAAGAAAAAATTGAGGATGTTTACGAAAACGATGTGAAATTGGATTATTGTGTGACACCGAACGAAGTGTATCGGTTCTAA